A genomic stretch from Hemibagrus wyckioides isolate EC202008001 linkage group LG18, SWU_Hwy_1.0, whole genome shotgun sequence includes:
- the cct6a gene encoding T-complex protein 1 subunit zeta, whose protein sequence is MAAVKALNPKAEVARAQAALAVNISAARGLQDVLKSNLGPKGTMKMLVSGAGDIKLTKDGNVLLHEMQIQHPTASLIAKVATAQDDITGDGTTSNVLIIGELLKQADMYISEGLHPRIIAEGFEAAKEKALAVLEEVKVTKEMDRETLVNVARTSLRTKVHTELADLLTEAVVDAVLAISKPNEPIDLYMVEIMEMKHKTESDTQLIRGLVLDHGARHPDMKKRVEDAYILTCNVSLEYEKTEVNSGFFYKSAGEREKLVKAERKFIEERVCKIIALKNKVCADNNKGFVVINQKGIDPFSLDTLAKEGIVALRRAKRRNMERLTLACGGVAMNSVDDLTPECLGHAGLVYEHTLGEEKYTFIEKCGNPRSVTLLVKGPNKHTLTQIKDAVRDGLRAVKNAIEDGSVVAGAGAFEVAVADALVKHKAKVKGRAQLGVQAFADALLIIPKVLAQNSGYDPQETLVKLQTEYKESGQLIGVDLNTGEPMVAGEAGIWDNYSVKKQLLHSCTVIASNILLVDEIMRAGMSSLKG, encoded by the exons ATGGCTGCTGTAAAGGCACTTAATCCGAAAGCCGAGGTGGCGAGAGCTCAAGCCGCCCTGGCTGTGAACATCAGCGCCGCTCGGGGACTCCAGGATGTCCTGAAAAGCAATCTCGGACCAAAAGGAACCATGAAAAT GCTTGTGTCCGGTGCCGGAGACATCAAGCTCACTAAAGATGGCAATGTTCTTTTGCATGAGATG CAAATCCAGCATCCTACAGCTTCTCTGATCGCTAAGGTGGCTACAGCCCAGGATGACATCACCGGAGACGGCACCACATCCAACGTCCTCATCATCGGAGAGTTACTGAAGCAGGCGGATATGTACATTTCTGAG GGCCTCCACCCCAGGATCATAGCTGAGGGCTTTGAAGCTGCAAAGGAAAAGGCGCTGGCTGTGCTCGAGGAGGTGAAGGTCACGAAGGAGATGGACCGTGAGACTCTGGTGAACGTGGCCAGGACTTCACTGAGGACCAAAGTGCACACGGAGCTGGCCGACCTGCTCACAGAG GCTGTGGTGGACGCTGTGCTGGCCATCAGCAAACCTAACGAACCCATTGACCTTTAtatggtggagatcatggagatGAAACACAAGACTGAGAGCGATACACA ATTGATCAGAGGTTTGGTGCTGGACCATGGAGCCCGACATCCTGACATGAAGAAGAGAGTAGAGGACGCTTACATCCTGACCTGCAACGTCTCTTTGGAATACGAGAAAAC CGAGGTGAACTCTGGCTTCTTCTACAAGAGTgccggtgagagagagaagctggtgAAGGCTGAGAGGAAGTTCATTGAAGAGCGTGTGTGCAAGATCATCGCGCTAAAGAACAAAGTGTGTGCTGACAACAACAAGGGCTTTGTGGTCATTAATCAGAAG GGGATTGATCCATTCTCTCTGGACACGCTGGCTAAAGAAGGCATCGTGGCTCTGCGCCGAGCGAAGAGAAGGAACATGGAGAG ACTCACTCTTGCCTGTGGTGGTGTTGCTATGAACTCTGTAGATGATCTCACTCCGGAGTGTTTGGGCCATGCCGGTCTCGTCTATGAACACACGCTG gGAGAGGAGAAGTACACATTCATCGAGAAGTGTGGAAACCCACGCTCAGTCACGCTGCTGGTCAAAGGAccgaacaaacacacactgacgcAGATCAAAGATGCCGTGAGGGATGGACTGCGTGCCGTCAAGAACGCAATCGAGGATG GCAGTGTTGTAGCAGGAGCGGGTGCTTTCGAGGTGGCTGTGGCGGATGCTCTGGTGAAACACAAGGCTAAAGTGAAGGGACGAGCTCAGCTGGGCGTGCAGGCGTTTGCTGATGCTCTGCTCATCATCCCAAAG gttctGGCTCAGAATTCAGGCTACGATCCACAGGAGACTCTTGTGAAGCTGCAGACTGAATATAAAGAGTCTGGCCAGCTCATCGGTGTGGACCTGAACACCG gtGAACCCATGGTAGCTGGAGAGGCCGGCATTTGGGATAACTATAGCGTTAAAAAACAGCTGCTGCACTCATG CACGGTAATCGCTAGCAACATCCTCCTGGTAGATGAGATCATGAGAGCCGGAATGTCTTCCCTGAAAGGCTAA